The Bacillus cereus group sp. RP43 genome segment TAGACTGAGCTATCAAAACGAAAAAGATTATCGTGTTGGTTTTAGAAATAATATCATTGGTATCATTGACTGGTGTTATTCTAAAAACATTCAACCATTCCTTATTACAACTCAAGCAACAGTTGAACCAGGAGTACAAACTAATTATGTAGGGACTTATCCATTAAGAACAAGCGAGCATATTAACTCTATAGCAAATGAAGTGAAACGAGAACTCGCGAAGGAATATAAACTCGAGATAATCGATTTAAACAAATTCACTGAAATGTTTTTAATCTATTCATCAGTCCCTACAAAAACAATTATCTCAGATAGATTACATTTTGGTAATGTTGGTCACAGATACGAAGCGGATGTCTTATTCTCACAACTGTCACCAAGAGTAATCTATGCTGATAGTTATACAAAAATTGATTATTCCAGTCAGAGGGTTAAGGACAGCGTCCCTGAAGATTGGTTAACTTTCCCTACATCACCATCTGATAACTTCAAGGTATATGTTAATTATACAAAATCTGATTCTGCTGATATGAAGATTATGACTGTGTGGGTATTTAATAACACGAAGAAAAAGTTAACATTAAAGGCTTACCGTAATGATTCGTCATCCACATACGTAAAAGTAAATGGAGTAACTACAGTTTTATCTACTCCGGAAGTGGTAATAGGCGATTTAGATTTAGGTTTATATAAATTAGAAGTATTTACTGGTGAATCAACTAATGTAGACTTTAAAGGGTTTATATTAAGTTAGTAAGATATCAAAAGAGAACTCAATAAAATACGGCTTTTACAACAAAACAAAGCGTGCTTATAGCATGCTTTTTTATTTTTAGAAAAGGAGTGAAAAAATGGCTGAATTAAAACATGATGATATGAAAGAACTACTTGTTGGGCTAACAAGGGTAGAAACCAAACTCGATACTTTAGGAAATGTAAAAGAAGTTGCCATTGAAGCCCAGCAATCAGCAAAAAGCGCACATATGCGTGTAGATCGATTAGATAAATTGGTGTTTTGGATTGGTACTACAGTAGTAGGGGCTATTATCACAGGCGGGATAATGGCTCTTTTTAAATTCGCAGGAAAGTAGGGAAAAGAATGAATAAAGAAAATATCAAAAAACGATTCCGCAACTGGCGTACCTGGGTTGCGGTTTTTTCTTTGCTTGGATTTTTGTTTACGAAATTCGGAGTTCCAGAGGCTAAAAGCTTCTTAGATGAATTGGCACCTTATTTATTATCCGTGGGTATCGCTCTAGGAATTTGGTCAGATCATGACGATAATCAAAAAGGGGATGTTGAGTAATGGAGATTAGAAAAAACTTAGTTGATCCAAGCAAATACGGTACAAAGTGTCCTTATACAATGAATCCAGAATTCATCACAGTTCACAATACTTATAATGATGCTACAGCAGAAAATGAAGTGGCTTATATGATACGAAATAATAATGAAGTTTCGTTCCATGTTGCGATAGATGATAAAGAAGCTGTACAAGGTCTTCCTTTAGAACGCAATGCATG includes the following:
- a CDS encoding hemolysin XhlA family protein — protein: MAELKHDDMKELLVGLTRVETKLDTLGNVKEVAIEAQQSAKSAHMRVDRLDKLVFWIGTTVVGAIITGGIMALFKFAGK